The proteins below come from a single Limosilactobacillus reuteri genomic window:
- a CDS encoding YSIRK-type signal peptide-containing protein, which produces MKRPEFLETKRTPRYSLRKLNVGVASVLLGVTIFGINFTDHSVKAATTESVVQQPRYQ; this is translated from the coding sequence ATGAAGCGACCTGAATTTTTAGAAACTAAGCGGACACCGCGTTATAGTTTACGTAAGCTTAACGTTGGTGTGGCTTCGGTATTATTAGGAGTAACCATTTTTGGAATTAACTTTACAGATCATTCTGTAAAGGCAGCAACTACAGAAAGCGTTGTCCAGCAACCAAGGTACCAGTAG
- the moaC gene encoding cyclic pyranopterin monophosphate synthase MoaC produces MTDKLTHFNDQDRARMVDVTAKKVTFRTSTAQGQIHMQATTLQRIEDGQIKKGDVLAVAQVAGIMAAKRTSEMIPMCHLIPLTGVDIHFHNNGQDTITAEATVKTKHVTGVEIEALLVVQIALLTIYDMCKAMDRGMVISDVHLVEKDGGKSGHFIFDQQSK; encoded by the coding sequence ATGACAGACAAACTAACACATTTCAATGACCAGGACCGAGCCCGCATGGTCGATGTTACCGCTAAAAAGGTTACCTTCCGTACCTCTACAGCTCAAGGACAAATCCATATGCAAGCAACCACCCTGCAACGAATTGAAGATGGCCAAATAAAAAAGGGCGATGTCCTCGCTGTCGCCCAGGTGGCAGGAATCATGGCCGCTAAACGGACTTCTGAAATGATCCCCATGTGCCACCTCATCCCCCTCACCGGTGTCGATATCCACTTCCACAATAACGGTCAGGATACTATTACTGCAGAGGCAACCGTTAAGACCAAGCACGTCACCGGCGTTGAGATTGAAGCCCTCCTTGTCGTGCAAATCGCCCTCCTCACCATCTATGATATGTGTAAAGCAATGGACCGGGGAATGGTCATTAGTGATGTTCATCTCGTTGAAAAAGACGGTGGTAAAAGCGGCCACTTCATCTTTGACCAACAATCTAAATAA
- a CDS encoding GMP reductase, with amino-acid sequence MKTFDYDDIQLVPNKCVIKSRKDADTSVKFGPHTFKIPVVPANMESVIDEDLAIWLAQNDYYYVMHRFNPETRAAFVKMMHEKGLFASISVGIKDDEYNFIDQLKSEQLNPEYITIDVAHGHSDFVIKMIQYIKEKLPDTFVTAGNVATPEAVRDLENAGADATKVGVGPGKACITKLKTGFGTGGWQLSAIRWCAKAARKPIIADGGIRHNGDIAKSVRFGASMVMIGSMLAGHLESPGHVINIDGKQYKQYWGSASEVQKGAYRNVEGKQMLVPYRGSIKDTLTEMQEDLQSSISYSGGRDLEAIRKVDYMIVKDSIMNGDF; translated from the coding sequence ATGAAAACATTCGATTATGATGATATTCAGTTGGTCCCAAATAAATGTGTGATCAAAAGCCGTAAGGATGCAGATACAAGCGTCAAGTTTGGCCCTCACACATTCAAGATCCCTGTTGTACCTGCAAATATGGAGAGCGTCATCGATGAAGATTTAGCAATTTGGCTTGCCCAAAATGACTATTATTACGTGATGCACCGCTTTAATCCAGAGACACGAGCAGCTTTCGTTAAAATGATGCACGAAAAAGGATTATTTGCTTCGATTTCGGTCGGGATTAAGGATGATGAGTATAATTTTATTGATCAACTAAAATCCGAACAATTAAATCCAGAGTATATTACAATTGATGTTGCCCATGGTCATTCTGATTTTGTGATCAAAATGATCCAATACATCAAAGAAAAACTTCCCGACACTTTTGTAACCGCGGGGAACGTTGCAACTCCCGAAGCTGTTCGCGACCTTGAAAATGCTGGGGCGGATGCTACTAAGGTTGGGGTTGGTCCCGGTAAAGCCTGCATCACTAAGCTAAAGACTGGTTTCGGTACTGGCGGTTGGCAATTATCCGCTATTCGTTGGTGTGCTAAAGCCGCGCGGAAACCAATCATCGCTGACGGCGGTATTAGACATAATGGGGACATTGCTAAGTCTGTCCGTTTTGGCGCTTCAATGGTGATGATTGGCTCAATGCTTGCCGGTCACCTCGAATCACCAGGACATGTCATCAACATTGATGGAAAACAATACAAACAATATTGGGGTTCTGCATCTGAGGTTCAAAAAGGTGCTTATCGAAATGTTGAAGGAAAGCAGATGCTCGTTCCTTACCGTGGCTCCATCAAAGACACTTTAACCGAAATGCAGGAAGACTTACAATCATCCATCTCTTACTCGGGTGGTCGTGACCTTGAAGCTATTCGGAAGGTCGATTATATGATTGTAAAAGATTCAATCATGAACGGCGATTTTTAA
- a CDS encoding adenylosuccinate synthase, whose protein sequence is MSSVVIVGSQWGDEGKGKMTDYLSQEADVVVRSQGGNNAGHTIAFDGKKFALRLVPSGIFAKDKLAVIGNGVVINPPALLKELHYLQDNGIDISGLRISSRSHITFPYHILLDKCQEEAKGDHKVGTTKNGIGPTYMDKVSRVGIRMCDLLEKDTFKEKLERNLAEKNELFTKLYHVDPINFDDIFESYYEYGQELKQYVTDTAQIVNDALDQDKKVLFEGAQGVMLDVDQGTYPYVTASNPIAGGVCTGVGVGPNKIETVVGICKAYSTRVGAGPFPTELTDEIGDQIRETGHEYGTVTGRPRRVGWFDSVAMRHARRVSGISCLSLNLLDVLTGLKTVKICTSYKLDGKQIDYYPASLKELERCEPVYEELPGWDEDITGAKKFEDLPINAQNYLKRVSELSESPLATVSVGADRIQTIIVKDPWELAHK, encoded by the coding sequence ATGTCATCAGTTGTTATTGTTGGTAGTCAATGGGGCGATGAAGGAAAGGGTAAGATGACCGATTACCTAAGCCAAGAAGCGGACGTTGTTGTTCGTTCACAAGGTGGTAATAATGCAGGTCACACAATTGCATTTGATGGTAAGAAGTTTGCCCTCCGTCTAGTGCCATCTGGGATTTTTGCTAAAGACAAGTTAGCGGTGATTGGTAATGGAGTGGTTATTAATCCACCTGCATTATTAAAGGAATTGCATTATCTTCAAGACAACGGGATCGACATTTCAGGTTTACGGATTTCTAGTCGTTCACACATCACCTTCCCATACCATATTCTTCTTGATAAATGTCAAGAAGAGGCAAAGGGTGATCACAAGGTGGGAACGACCAAGAATGGGATCGGTCCTACCTACATGGATAAGGTTTCTCGTGTTGGTATCCGGATGTGTGACTTACTTGAGAAAGACACCTTTAAGGAAAAGCTTGAACGTAACCTCGCTGAAAAGAACGAATTATTCACTAAGTTATACCATGTTGACCCAATTAACTTTGACGATATTTTTGAAAGTTACTACGAATATGGTCAAGAATTAAAGCAATACGTTACTGATACAGCTCAAATTGTCAATGATGCCCTTGATCAAGATAAGAAGGTCCTCTTTGAAGGTGCACAAGGGGTTATGCTTGATGTTGACCAAGGAACATATCCATACGTTACTGCTTCTAACCCAATTGCGGGGGGAGTATGTACTGGTGTTGGCGTTGGTCCTAACAAGATTGAAACCGTTGTTGGAATTTGCAAGGCTTACTCTACACGGGTTGGTGCTGGTCCATTCCCAACCGAATTAACTGATGAGATTGGTGATCAAATTCGTGAAACAGGTCATGAATACGGAACGGTTACGGGTCGGCCACGGCGCGTTGGTTGGTTTGATAGTGTCGCAATGCGTCATGCACGGCGGGTTTCAGGAATTAGTTGTCTTAGCCTTAACTTGCTTGATGTTTTGACTGGCTTGAAGACTGTTAAGATCTGTACTTCATACAAACTTGATGGTAAGCAAATTGATTACTACCCAGCTAGTTTGAAGGAACTTGAACGCTGTGAACCAGTTTATGAAGAACTTCCAGGATGGGATGAAGATATTACTGGTGCAAAGAAGTTTGAAGACTTACCAATTAATGCACAAAACTACTTGAAGCGGGTAAGTGAATTATCAGAATCACCACTTGCAACTGTTTCCGTTGGTGCTGATCGGATTCAAACGATTATCGTTAAGGATCCGTGGGAATTAGCACATAAATAA
- a CDS encoding immunoglobulin-like domain-containing protein, which translates to MTQPTLTVEKHYLNWPLNRPLNQADIMHELGVHASDENGQDLTSKVMMNLTQVDVNKVGEYPVMLNVMDNNGQSAQASITLNIQPMRTQNAPKETATSPKSRRGWLWVIIVIVVILCAWWAISSHNRQAANQAATDSQQSSQISNNSSSISDLTKDNQRLASQVAELKGATQQYQKDHDQQALESRLDKIQSQIQDLQNQVQSNSVKQDLNQVNETVNEVRENPDNGTKIVNNLKNKGDFQEIWGNISQEVQKWLDEFAN; encoded by the coding sequence ATGACACAGCCAACACTAACAGTAGAAAAACATTATTTAAATTGGCCACTTAACCGTCCTTTAAATCAAGCTGACATAATGCATGAGTTGGGTGTGCATGCATCCGATGAAAATGGCCAAGATTTAACGAGTAAGGTGATGATGAACCTAACTCAAGTGGATGTTAACAAAGTAGGAGAATACCCTGTGATGTTAAATGTAATGGATAATAACGGACAAAGTGCCCAGGCAAGCATTACCCTAAATATTCAACCGATGCGGACACAGAATGCACCTAAGGAAACTGCAACGTCCCCAAAGTCAAGACGGGGATGGTTATGGGTTATTATCGTAATCGTGGTTATCTTATGTGCATGGTGGGCGATCAGCTCTCATAACCGACAAGCGGCTAATCAAGCGGCAACTGATAGTCAGCAGAGCAGTCAAATAAGCAACAATTCAAGCAGTATCAGCGATTTAACAAAAGATAATCAACGTCTTGCTAGCCAAGTTGCAGAACTTAAAGGGGCAACCCAACAATATCAGAAAGACCATGATCAACAAGCGTTAGAAAGCCGACTTGATAAGATCCAAAGTCAAATCCAAGACTTGCAAAATCAAGTTCAAAGTAACAGCGTGAAGCAAGATTTAAACCAAGTTAATGAAACAGTTAATGAAGTACGGGAAAACCCAGATAATGGGACGAAAATTGTCAACAATCTAAAGAATAAAGGCGACTTTCAAGAAATTTGGGGAAATATTAGCCAAGAAGTCCAGAAGTGGTTAGACGAGTTTGCTAATTAG
- the pyrR gene encoding bifunctional pyr operon transcriptional regulator/uracil phosphoribosyltransferase PyrR yields MAHEILDGSSMQRALTRITYEIIEQNKGVDNLVFVGIKTRGVYLAKRLAKRLNQLENVEIPVAALDVSLYRDDRHVPDYTQEPTVKTDQLDIDITNKHVILVDDVLFTGRTVRAALDALMDMGRPNRISLAVLVDRGHRELPIRPDFVGKNIPTAMNETVHVAVEEYDGHEDVTIEHN; encoded by the coding sequence ATGGCTCATGAGATCTTAGATGGCTCAAGTATGCAACGTGCATTGACCCGGATTACTTATGAGATTATCGAACAAAATAAGGGTGTCGATAACTTAGTATTTGTTGGAATTAAGACGCGGGGGGTATATTTAGCAAAGCGCCTCGCCAAGCGACTAAATCAGTTGGAAAATGTAGAAATTCCTGTGGCAGCACTTGACGTCTCTCTTTATCGTGATGACCGTCATGTACCAGATTATACTCAAGAACCAACCGTAAAAACTGATCAATTAGATATTGATATTACTAATAAACATGTTATTTTGGTTGATGATGTACTCTTCACTGGACGGACAGTTCGGGCGGCCTTAGATGCCTTAATGGATATGGGGCGGCCAAACCGAATTTCACTAGCGGTCCTTGTCGATCGGGGACACCGTGAATTACCAATTCGGCCAGATTTTGTTGGAAAGAATATCCCAACAGCAATGAATGAAACTGTTCATGTAGCAGTTGAAGAATATGATGGCCATGAAGATGTAACAATCGAGCATAATTAA
- a CDS encoding magnesium transporter CorA family protein gives MLNKYSISTSGPQKTTIALKQADLIILTRPTDEEIQQLCQTFNLNKFSFRYRSSPEEVSRFHRTTSGVLDNPFFLVVYDYISSFKHIEKQLAPSLIIFDSDHLIICTDSEDSCKNITNSNYSNLSEILFNYISQCQYKIMDVLVSYKKQIDDLDSTARRGFSNTRLRELTTLTRKLVFLEHTMVDQTSTIEALVKSDFCQNVPQDICQNLTVEQQRLTKAIHIFRDLLDSISSLFTAMMDSNLNNLMKFLDSAGLVIAVAALVTGFMGMNVGGLPWKNDLYGFWITLGIASILSLLIAYLLHRKQYLK, from the coding sequence ATGCTTAATAAATATTCAATCTCTACTAGTGGGCCGCAAAAAACAACCATCGCCCTTAAGCAAGCTGATTTAATTATTCTAACTCGGCCTACTGACGAAGAAATTCAACAACTTTGTCAAACATTTAACTTAAACAAATTTTCTTTTCGCTATCGCTCTTCACCTGAAGAAGTATCACGCTTTCACCGAACTACTAGTGGTGTGTTAGATAACCCCTTTTTCCTTGTAGTTTATGATTATATTTCTTCTTTCAAACATATTGAAAAACAACTTGCACCATCACTCATTATTTTTGATTCTGATCACCTTATTATTTGCACTGATAGTGAAGATAGCTGTAAAAATATTACTAATAGCAACTACTCTAATTTAAGTGAAATTCTTTTTAACTATATTTCGCAATGCCAATATAAAATTATGGATGTTCTTGTAAGCTATAAAAAACAAATTGATGACTTAGATAGTACTGCAAGACGTGGCTTTAGTAATACACGATTAAGAGAATTGACAACTCTTACCAGAAAACTAGTCTTTCTTGAGCATACAATGGTTGATCAAACGTCAACAATTGAAGCTTTAGTTAAGTCAGATTTTTGTCAGAATGTCCCACAAGACATCTGTCAAAATTTAACAGTTGAACAACAGCGGTTAACAAAAGCTATTCATATTTTTCGCGATTTATTAGACTCTATCAGTAGTCTTTTTACTGCAATGATGGATAGTAATCTTAATAACTTAATGAAATTTCTTGACTCAGCTGGGCTAGTAATTGCAGTAGCGGCATTAGTTACCGGCTTCATGGGAATGAATGTTGGTGGTCTTCCTTGGAAAAATGATTTGTATGGATTCTGGATAACGCTTGGGATCGCTTCTATCTTGTCATTGCTAATTGCCTACCTGCTTCATCGTAAACAATATCTTAAATAA
- a CDS encoding GNAT family N-acetyltransferase has protein sequence MAIYLRRANQDDLQKVMEIIEQARAQLKEKGNPQWQDGHPFRETMKNDIKAGYNWVLIDNQKIVGTATLQLTPEQTYEEIKDGSWLKPNEPYAIIHRLAVLPSKNGQGFGKHIFSNLITVGYLQGVRNFRYDTHYKNIPVQKIGQEIGFIKRGTIYIDDKIDNKHMGFELNLK, from the coding sequence ATGGCAATTTACTTACGACGGGCAAACCAGGATGATCTTCAAAAGGTTATGGAAATTATTGAGCAAGCTCGAGCGCAACTAAAAGAGAAGGGTAATCCTCAATGGCAAGATGGGCATCCTTTCCGGGAAACGATGAAAAATGATATTAAAGCTGGTTATAATTGGGTGTTAATTGATAACCAAAAAATTGTTGGGACGGCTACTTTACAACTAACCCCGGAACAAACGTATGAAGAGATTAAAGATGGATCATGGTTAAAGCCGAATGAGCCATATGCGATCATTCATCGACTAGCAGTTCTTCCTTCTAAAAATGGTCAAGGTTTTGGAAAACACATCTTTTCTAACTTAATTACGGTTGGTTATTTGCAGGGCGTAAGGAATTTCCGCTATGATACGCATTATAAAAATATTCCCGTCCAAAAAATAGGCCAGGAGATTGGATTTATAAAACGCGGAACGATTTATATTGATGACAAAATCGACAATAAACATATGGGGTTTGAACTGAATTTAAAATAA
- the cytX gene encoding putative hydroxymethylpyrimidine transporter CytX: protein MQRQTTIIENSMIWCGAGISIAEILTGTYLAPLGFTKGIAVIILGHIIGCFLLFLAGIIGGQQRLSSMNAAKISFGQNGSKFFALLNVLQLIGWTSIMIYDGALAANGVWHLNQALWVILIGALIIGWLLVGVRHLYYLNLATISTLLILSGLLCAAIFTHHSTSSPTGTLSWAQGMELVIAMPLSWLPLISDYTSVAHRPVPTSGISAVVYGLTSCWMAFIGLGAAILTHDINIATIILRAGLGIAGLFIIIFSTITTTFMDAYSAGVSSKTIFSKWSGTMAAISATTLGTISALIFPMDNFSNFLYLIGSVFAPMIAIQITDYFILKVDYRKQNCQWANLILWLIGFIIYRVLLNYSFPLGSTVTTIIIIIAMTWGTCRVMKLVKAK, encoded by the coding sequence ATGCAACGACAGACAACAATTATCGAAAACAGCATGATTTGGTGTGGCGCCGGGATTTCAATTGCCGAAATCCTAACTGGGACTTACTTAGCTCCCCTTGGTTTTACAAAAGGGATCGCCGTAATTATCCTTGGCCACATTATCGGCTGTTTTCTGCTCTTTTTAGCTGGAATTATTGGCGGTCAGCAACGTCTTAGTTCAATGAACGCCGCAAAAATTAGTTTTGGCCAAAATGGCAGTAAGTTTTTTGCCCTATTGAATGTTCTCCAATTGATCGGTTGGACCAGCATCATGATTTATGATGGTGCATTAGCAGCCAATGGGGTCTGGCACCTTAATCAGGCATTATGGGTCATTTTAATCGGCGCCCTGATTATTGGTTGGCTGCTCGTCGGGGTTCGGCACCTTTATTACCTTAACCTTGCGACCATCTCAACATTATTAATTCTAAGCGGTCTCCTATGTGCCGCCATTTTTACCCACCATTCTACCAGTTCACCAACTGGTACATTGTCATGGGCTCAGGGGATGGAGCTAGTTATCGCCATGCCATTATCGTGGTTGCCACTTATTAGTGATTATACCAGTGTCGCTCACCGACCCGTGCCAACTAGCGGGATTAGTGCAGTTGTCTATGGCCTGACTAGTTGTTGGATGGCCTTCATCGGTTTAGGAGCTGCTATCCTTACTCATGACATTAACATCGCCACGATTATTTTACGGGCCGGCTTGGGAATTGCCGGTTTATTTATCATTATTTTTTCCACAATCACAACGACATTTATGGACGCTTATTCTGCTGGTGTTTCTTCAAAAACGATTTTCAGTAAATGGTCAGGAACAATGGCCGCAATTAGTGCAACAACTCTAGGAACAATTAGTGCGTTGATTTTCCCCATGGACAACTTCAGTAATTTTCTTTACCTTATTGGTTCTGTCTTTGCCCCAATGATTGCAATTCAAATTACAGATTACTTCATCTTGAAAGTAGATTATCGTAAACAAAATTGTCAATGGGCTAACCTAATTCTCTGGTTGATTGGGTTTATCATCTATCGAGTTCTGCTAAATTATTCATTTCCACTCGGCAGTACCGTTACCACAATCATTATCATCATCGCAATGACATGGGGCACCTGTCGCGTTATGAAATTAGTTAAAGCAAAATAG
- a CDS encoding cytochrome b5 domain-containing protein has translation MMADKVMTRDELAKYNGQAGQPAYVAVEGVIYDVSANPAWQGGRHHGNLAGQDLTDVLLEKSPHGKRVLKDLPVVGRLAE, from the coding sequence ATGATGGCTGATAAGGTAATGACGAGGGATGAACTAGCAAAGTACAATGGCCAAGCTGGTCAACCGGCCTACGTAGCAGTTGAAGGTGTAATCTATGACGTCTCTGCTAACCCGGCCTGGCAGGGTGGCCGCCACCATGGAAACTTGGCCGGCCAGGACTTGACCGACGTTTTGCTTGAAAAGTCACCCCATGGTAAACGGGTATTAAAGGATCTGCCAGTCGTCGGTAGACTTGCTGAATAG
- a CDS encoding ABC transporter substrate-binding protein, with product MKKIFTAFLAIVVICILLALGDVAFNQQKTGGGKQTLTIYNWGDYIDPALITKFEHQTGYHVDYETFDSNESMLTKIRQGGTNYDVVVPSEYTVQRMKKEHLIAPLNHQKLPNLKYIDPQFLNRSFDPENRYSVPYFWGTLGIIYNDQKVNGKGVQHWEQLWNPRLKNNVMLIDSARDVFAVALITQHHSVNTTNYHQLKLAQAHLKQLTPNVKAIIADEMKMYMEQNEAAVGVTYSGDARKMMNINPHLHYVVPSEGSNIWFDNMVIPKAARNKKAAYEFINFMLDPQNAAQNAQYVGYATPNKAAKKELPKKVTNDKAFYPPETTMKHLQVYRDLPLRVLGEYNDLFLEFKMFAK from the coding sequence ATGAAAAAGATATTTACTGCATTCCTCGCAATTGTCGTTATTTGTATTTTGCTAGCGCTTGGGGATGTTGCTTTCAACCAGCAAAAAACTGGTGGTGGAAAACAAACTCTGACAATTTACAATTGGGGAGACTATATTGATCCAGCATTGATAACGAAATTTGAACATCAAACTGGCTATCATGTAGATTATGAAACCTTTGATAGCAACGAATCAATGTTAACCAAGATTCGGCAAGGCGGGACTAATTATGATGTTGTTGTGCCGAGTGAATACACTGTTCAACGGATGAAAAAGGAGCATTTAATTGCACCTCTTAACCATCAGAAATTACCTAACCTTAAGTATATTGATCCGCAATTTTTAAATCGTTCTTTTGACCCCGAGAATCGTTATTCTGTACCATACTTTTGGGGAACGTTAGGTATTATCTACAATGATCAAAAAGTAAATGGCAAAGGCGTCCAGCATTGGGAACAACTTTGGAATCCGCGCTTAAAGAATAATGTCATGCTGATTGATAGTGCGCGGGATGTGTTTGCGGTTGCCCTTATTACCCAGCATCATTCTGTTAATACGACTAACTACCATCAATTGAAGCTTGCGCAGGCCCATTTAAAGCAGTTGACGCCCAATGTAAAAGCGATTATTGCTGATGAGATGAAGATGTACATGGAGCAAAATGAAGCAGCCGTGGGTGTGACCTATTCTGGTGACGCGCGCAAAATGATGAATATTAATCCGCACCTTCACTATGTTGTGCCAAGCGAAGGAAGCAATATATGGTTTGATAACATGGTGATTCCTAAAGCAGCACGTAATAAAAAGGCGGCTTACGAATTTATTAACTTTATGTTAGATCCCCAAAATGCGGCTCAAAATGCTCAATACGTTGGATACGCGACACCAAATAAAGCGGCTAAAAAAGAATTACCTAAGAAAGTTACTAATGACAAAGCTTTTTATCCTCCTGAAACAACGATGAAGCATTTGCAAGTATATCGTGATTTGCCATTACGCGTTTTAGGTGAATACAATGATTTATTTTTAGAATTTAAGATGTTTGCTAAATAA
- a CDS encoding ABC transporter permease — MKKQRWSWGKAYLALVFVILYAPILYLVVFSFSSGQTMEKYHGFSWQHYADLLADTRMITIVINTLLVAFLASLLATIIGTLGALAIKDARRPWKNSLLSLNNVLMVSPDVIIGASFLIFFTMLGVRLGFVSVLLSHIAFCIPIVVLMVLPKLNEMSPTLVDAAYDLGASRWQVLSRVVLPSIAPGIFAGYFMAFTYSLDDFAVTFFVTGNGFSTLSVEIYSRARQGINLEINALSTLMFIVSLLLVIGYYLISKRGGRRTRIVAVKEGDAQ, encoded by the coding sequence ATGAAAAAGCAGCGATGGTCATGGGGAAAAGCGTACCTGGCATTAGTTTTTGTGATCTTATATGCGCCAATTTTGTATCTAGTTGTTTTTTCCTTTAGCAGCGGACAAACAATGGAAAAATACCATGGCTTTTCTTGGCAACACTATGCGGATTTGCTTGCAGATACGCGAATGATTACCATTGTTATTAATACCTTGTTAGTAGCATTTTTGGCGTCACTATTAGCAACGATTATCGGTACATTAGGAGCCTTGGCAATTAAGGATGCACGGCGCCCGTGGAAGAATAGTTTATTATCCTTGAATAATGTTTTAATGGTCTCGCCCGATGTAATTATTGGGGCAAGCTTTTTAATCTTTTTCACCATGCTGGGGGTAAGACTAGGCTTTGTCTCAGTCCTCTTAAGCCATATTGCCTTTTGTATTCCAATTGTTGTTTTAATGGTGTTGCCAAAATTAAATGAAATGTCCCCAACATTAGTAGATGCTGCCTATGATTTAGGGGCCAGTCGCTGGCAAGTTCTTTCTCGGGTAGTACTGCCGTCAATTGCCCCGGGTATTTTTGCGGGCTATTTTATGGCTTTTACGTATTCACTTGATGACTTTGCTGTGACCTTCTTTGTTACTGGAAATGGCTTCTCGACATTATCGGTGGAAATATATTCGCGGGCGCGGCAAGGAATTAACCTTGAAATCAATGCCCTCTCTACGTTGATGTTTATTGTTTCGCTTCTGTTAGTAATTGGCTATTACCTTATTAGTAAACGGGGCGGTCGACGGACACGGATTGTGGCTGTTAAAGAGGGGGATGCACAATGA
- a CDS encoding ABC transporter permease, with product MRQKAMFIVPYALWIILFVIAPLVLIFYQSFFNINGQLTLNNYAEYLTSGVYLKMTLNSVWYAFLITFVTLVISYPTAYVLNRLPNKQFWLLLVILPTWINLLLKTYAFIGLFSRTGTINGFLQFMGLGSHQLLFTDASFMFVAAYIEIPFMVLPIFNNLAEINPSLINASYDLGATHWQTFRRVIWPLSMPGVKAGIQAVFIPSLSLFMITRLIGGNRVITLGTAIEEHFLTTQNWGMGSTIGVVLIIAMFIIMFMTGDKKQKGGRH from the coding sequence ATGCGGCAAAAAGCGATGTTTATCGTCCCATATGCATTGTGGATTATCCTATTTGTGATTGCGCCATTGGTATTGATCTTTTATCAATCATTTTTTAATATCAATGGTCAGCTGACCCTTAATAACTATGCTGAATACCTGACATCGGGTGTTTATCTTAAGATGACGCTTAACTCTGTCTGGTATGCCTTTTTGATTACCTTTGTGACATTGGTGATTAGTTATCCGACAGCTTATGTTTTGAATAGGTTACCTAACAAGCAGTTTTGGCTATTACTGGTGATTTTACCAACATGGATCAACTTATTATTGAAGACGTATGCGTTTATTGGCTTGTTTAGTCGAACAGGGACAATTAACGGTTTCCTCCAGTTTATGGGCCTTGGGAGTCATCAGCTTTTGTTCACGGATGCCAGTTTTATGTTTGTGGCTGCTTATATTGAAATCCCGTTTATGGTGTTGCCGATTTTCAATAACCTGGCTGAAATAAACCCGTCACTAATAAATGCTAGCTATGACTTGGGTGCTACTCATTGGCAAACCTTTCGTCGGGTGATTTGGCCGCTTTCTATGCCGGGCGTAAAAGCTGGAATTCAAGCGGTCTTCATCCCATCGCTCTCCCTCTTTATGATTACCCGTTTGATTGGTGGAAATCGTGTAATTACTTTAGGGACTGCGATTGAAGAACATTTCCTCACAACGCAAAATTGGGGAATGGGTTCAACGATTGGGGTCGTGCTGATTATCGCAATGTTTATTATTATGTTTATGACTGGTGATAAGAAACAGAAAGGAGGACGCCATTAA